Proteins from one Ochotona princeps isolate mOchPri1 unplaced genomic scaffold, mOchPri1.hap1 HAP1_SCAFFOLD_116, whole genome shotgun sequence genomic window:
- the KBTBD11 gene encoding kelch repeat and BTB domain-containing protein 11: MAHSGAACVLYPGDDRGTEPGAAFSHSARGPAGTSGEGSLHAPDAAGGADGAAAPAAPQAPCSLGASLCFSSGDGSPPPCRSGQRVVETQWEVSGAPDDPASPEEPVSPEEAASLEEEPASAEEERPSPEEPAEPVPVPPGAWAAHGEPDLVLEVSGRRLRAHKAVLAARSDYFRARASRDVLRVQGVSFAALRLLLADAYSGRMAGVRPDNVAEVVAGARRLQLPGAAQRATDAVAPQLSLANCLEVLGAAKRQRLAELRDAAYRFMSDHYLEVLREPAVFGRLSGAERDQLLRRRLRSGRARLSAAALGPPAGERAGSRPQSPSGEAGGARAEAAVYCYQAEGGWRELTRLPEGAPARGCGLCVLYNYLFVAGGVAPAGPDGRARPSDQVFCYNPATDRWSTVRPLCQARSQLQLLALDGHLYAVGGECLLSVERYDPRADRWSTVAPLPRGAFAVAHEAATCNGEIYVSGGSLFYRLLKYDPRRDEWQECPCSSSRERSADMVALGGFLYRFDLSGPRGDAQPPAVGQGAGPVAGGGVSVSRYHCLAKQWSSCASQLRPLGATAACALQPFRCAALDGAIYCVSRAGTWRFVPPPGGDADAGEGGSFEPEPLGALPEARGVLFPFVLNLPEQPEQGAE, translated from the coding sequence ATGGCGCACTCGGGGGCCGCCTGCGTACTCTATCCGGGAGACGACCGCGGGACCGAGCCCGGAGCCGCTTTTTCCCACTCGGCGCGCGGCCCCGCAGGGACCTCTGGGGAAGGCAGCCTGCACGCACCCGACGCGGCCGGTGGGGCGGATGGCGCAGCGGCCCCGGCGGCGCCGCAGGCTCCCTGCAGCCTCGGCGCATCCCTGTGCTTCAGCTCCGGGGACGGCTCCCCGCCCCCGTGCCGCAGCGGCCAGCGGGTGGTGGAGACGCAGTGGGAGGTCAGCGGCGCCCCGGACGACCCCGCGTCCCCGGAAGAGCCCGTGTCCCCGGAAGAAGCCGCGTCCCTGGAGGAGGAGCCCGCGTCCGCCGAGGAGGAGCGCCCGTCCCCGGAGGAGCCCGCCGAACCGGTGCCCGTGCCCCCGGGGGCCTGGGCCGCGCACGGGGAGCCCGACCTGGTCCTCGAGGTCTCCGGCCGCCGGCTGCGCGCCCACAAGGCGGTGCTGGCGGCGCGCAGCGACTACTTCCGCGCGCGCGCCTCGCGAGACGTGCTGCGGGTGCAGGGCGTGAGCTTCGCGGCGTTGCGCTTGCTGCTGGCCGACGCGTACAGTGGCCGCATGGCCGGCGTGCGGCCCGACAACGTGGCCGAGGTGGTGGCTGGCGCGCGCCGCCTGCAACTGCCCGGCGCCGCGCAGCGCGCCACCGACGCCGTGGCGCCGCAGCTGAGCCTGGCCAACTGCCTGGAGGTGCTGGGCGCGGCCAAGCGGCAGCGGCTGGCCGAGCTGCGCGACGCCGCCTACCGCTTCATGAGCGACCACTACCTGGAGGTGCTGCGCGAGCCCGCCGTCTTCGGGCGCCTGTCGGGCGCCGAGCGCGACCAGCTGCTGCGCCGCCGCCTGCGCTCGGGCCGTGCGCGCCTGTCGGCCGCCGCGCTGGGACCGCCGGCGGGGGAGCGCGCAGGCAGCCGGCCGCAGAGCCCGTCGGGGGAGGCGGGGGGCGCGCGCGCCGAGGCGGCCGTCTACTGCTACCAGGCCGAGGGCGGCTGGCGCGAGCTCACGCGGCTGCCCGAGGGCGCGCCGGCGCGCGGCTGCGGCCTCTGCGTGCTCTACAACTACCTCTTCGTGGCCGGCGGAGTGGCGCCCGCGGGCCCCGACGGCCGCGCGCGCCCCTCCGACCAGGTCTTCTGCTACAACCCGGCCACCGACCGCTGGAGCACCGTGCGGCCGCTGTGCCAGGCGCGCtcgcagctgcagctgctggcccTGGACGGACACCTGTACGCCGTGGGCGGCGAGTGTCTGCTCAGTGTGGAACGCTACGACCCCCGCGCCGACCGCTGGAGCACCGTGGCGCCGCTGCCCCGGGGCGCCTTCGCCGTGGCCCACGAGGCGGCCACCTGCAACGGCGAGATTTACGTCTCCGGGGGCTCGCTCTTCTACCGTCTGCTCAAGTACGACCCCCGGCGTGACGAGTGGCAAGAGTGTCCATGCAGCAGCAGCCGCGAGCGCTCGGCTGACATGGTGGCCCTGGGCGGCTTCCTCTACCGCTTCGACCTGAGCGGGCCCCGCGGCGACGCGCAGCCGCCGGCGGTCGGTCAGGGCGCGGGCCCGGTGGCCGGTGGCGGCGTCAGCGTCTCGCGCTACCACTGCCTGGCCAAGCAGTGGAGCTCGTGCGCCTCGCAGCTGCGGCCCCTGGGCGCCACGGCCGCCTGCGCCCTGCAGCCCTTCCGCTGTGCCGCGCTGGATGGGGCCATCTACTGCGTGAGCCGCGCCGGCACCTGGCGCTTCGTGCCCCCGCCGGGTGGCGATGCAGACGCGGGTGAGGGCGGCAGCTTCGAGCCCGAGCCCTTGGGGGCCCTTCCTGAAGCCCGCGGCGTGCTCTTCCCGTTCGTCCTCAATCTGCCCGAACAGCCTGAGCAGGGCGCGGAGTAG